Proteins found in one Planococcus citri chromosome 2, ihPlaCitr1.1, whole genome shotgun sequence genomic segment:
- the LOC135836942 gene encoding transmembrane protein 181-like, which produces MSGCCHNIRNLLWQMGSDGDDLCSQFSRYISPAYHHDKCERCVQMRLYSMNKGEITFVYFIFVILWLLALIIGLSGPPIEYTSYRNISESTTSAIFGQNGLEHGGPFNLTTPPLTRYNKQLWLYAILHTENVDDEVYAENMLLSVSAIGLRSSQGDQSIRGKNQSDTSAIFQKYTFKNRTRHVECNKRICDPIMVAHLGFIKFVRYRFYVKFHHLESFHRKYTIKQVTFVFRSYTPEYTQIEMSFRIIYVIMTFFATLWFGNSLRKYAISDWAYEQKWLMILLPLLLLYDGPTYSMTTICDHWLIGFLDSISQITFLAGTTLFNLCIYHAFRQNERRFIPFYLEKVVIVFVLWVLSATIAYYQKVYEYLDYSFSFKLDSVVYQTITKWWVLFVVFYMIYLLLSMLKAYTDLRTMPFFDKRLRFATTNVAVLGTIWYGTWSLDYGITGILEDQYTADIKDKQSHTTSVTFMALYASLNFYVYLMVYVYSPAQKSIFENVVMKDNPTFSMINDSDEDDITTTTLPSKTRTVTDKLSLYTSEDDDGEDSLCPLNRANAQNRTDESD; this is translated from the exons ATGTCGGGATGTTGTCATAATATTAGGAATCTGTTATGGCAGATGGGAAGCGATGGAGATGATTTGTGCAGTCAATTCAGCAGATATATATCGCCAGCCTATCACCACGATAAATGCGAaag ATGCGTTCAAATGAGACTGTATTCTATGAATAAGGGCGAAATCACATTTGTTTATTTCATATTCGTCATACTGTGGTTACTTGCTTTAATAATCGGATTATCTG GTCCTCCGATCGAATACACTAGTTATAGAAATATCTCGGAATCAACAACTTCAgctatttttggtcaaaatggaCTCGAACATGGAGGTCCATTCAACTTAACAACACCACCATTAACGAGATATAATAAACAATTATGGTTATACGCTATTCTACATACAGAAAACGTAGATG ATGAAGTATATGCTGAGAATATGTTACTGAGTGTTTCCGCTATTGGATTACGTTCTTCGCAAGGTGATCAGAGTATTCGTGGTAAAAATCAAAGCGATACGTCAGCTATATTCCAGAAATATACTTTCAAGAATAG AACAAGACACGTAGAATGTAATAAGCGTATCTGCGATCCCATAATGGTGGCTCATTTGGGATTTATTAAATTCGTCCGGTATAGATTTTATGTCAAGTTTCATCATTTGGAAAGCTTTCATAGAAAGTATACGATTAAACAAGTAACATTCGTG TTCAGAAGTTATACTCCAGAATACACACAGATTGAGATGTCGTTTCGAATTATATACGTGATTATGACGTTCTTTGCTACA TTATGGTTCGGAAATTCTTTGCGTAAATATGCGATTAGTGATTGGGCCTACGAACAAAAATGGCTGATGATATTATTACCTTTATTATTACTCTACGATG GTCCCACATATTCCATGACTACGATTTGTGATCATTGGCTGATCGGTTTCCTCGACAGTATATCTCAAATAACATTTTTAGCCGGAACAACTCTATTTAATTTATGTATCTATCACGCTTTCAGACAG AATGAAAGACGTTTTATTccattttatttggaaaaagttgTGATCGTTTTCGTCTTATGGGTGCTCTCCGCGACAATTGCTTATTATCAAAAAGTATACGAATATTTGGATTACAGCTTTAGTTTCAAGTTGGATTCAGTTGTTTATCAG ACGATTACGAAATGGTGGGTCTTATTCGTGGTATTCTACATGATCTATCTCCTTTTATCTATGCTCAAAGCCTACACCGATCTCCGAACTATGCCATTTTTTG ATAAACGTCTCAGATTCGCAACCACGAACGTAGCAGTTTTAGGCACCATTTGGTATGGTACTTGGAGCCTAGATTATGGAATCACTGGTATCCTCGAGGATCAATATACAGCCGATATAAAAGACAAACAATCACATACTACATCTGTGACATTCATGGCCTTATACGCTTCGCTTAATTTTTACGTTTATCTCATGGTATATGTTTATTCTCCCGcacaaaaatcaatatttg aaaacGTCGTAATGAAAGATAATCCCACGTTTTCGATGATTAACGATTCCGACGAAGATGATATTACAACGACGACTCTACCTTCCAAAACAAGAACAGTTACTGATAAACTATCTTTATACACGTCCGAAGATGACGACGGTGAAGACAGTCTTTGTCCACTGAACCGAGCCAACGCACAGAATCGTACCGATGAAAGTGATTga
- the LOC135836943 gene encoding paramyosin, long form-like isoform X1, with amino-acid sequence MSLSKTTKSYSYRSTGGGGNADINIEYASDLGALSRLEDKIRLLQEDLESERELRQRIEREKADYSVQLITLQERLEEAEGGAESQYEINKKRDTELSKLRKLLEDVHLESEETAALLRKKHQEVVNDFQEQLDQVAKAKARAEKDRAKFQQEVYELLSQIELINKDKLVSAKTIEKLEITIHELNVRIEEINRTVIDITSHKTRLSQENIELVKEVQDIKIQIENVSYLKSQIAGQLEDARRRLEDDERRRSLLEASLHQVETELESVRVQLEEESEARLDLERQLVKANGDAQTWKSKYDTEAAARAEEVEELRRKYSARLQEQEEHIETLIVKINNLEKQKSRLQSEVEVLIIDLEKANGTARELQKRVEQLERINIDLKTRLDETTSLFEQAQRDLRNKQAELQRLTHELDKTREQKDALTRENKKLADDLHDARNTITEQNRRLHELEIELRRLENEREELSAAYKEAEAGRKAEELRSQRLSAELAQFRHEAEKRLAEKDEEIESIRKQTAIEIEQLTARVVEAETKLKTEVTRIKKKFQIQITELEMSLDVANKNNLELQKTIKKQSLQLTELQAHYDEAQRQLAVTMDQCAIAQRKVQSLTGELEEIRANYDSALRSKRQIEQLYEEAQSRINELTTININLAGSRSKLEQELTQVATDLEEAHKELRISDERYQRITVELKHTVEILHEEQERIIKIEAIKKSLEIEVKNLSVRLEEVEANAIVGGKRIISKLEARIRDMEVELDEEKRRHAETIKILRKKERNLKEILIQNEEDHKNVQILQEALDKTSQKVNLYKRQLQETEGMSQQNVTRVRRFQRELEAAEDRADAAESNLSLIRAKHRTFVTTSSVPGSQVYLVQETRNTTTTESF; translated from the exons ATGTCTCTTTCCAAGACGACCAAGTCGTACAGTTATCGGTCGACGGGTGGCGGTGGAAATGCCGATATCAACATCGAATACGCTTCCGATTTAGGAGCTTTGTCCAGATTAGAA GACAAAATCCGACTCCTTCAAGAAGATTTGGAATCAGAACGAGAACTCCGTCAAAGG ATAGAACGTGAAAAAGCCGACTACAGCGTTCAATTGATCACATTACAAGAACGTTTGGAAGAAGCAGAAGGTGGAGCCGAAAGTCAG tacgaaataaacaaaaaaagagATACCGAATTATCGAAATTGAGAAAACTTCTCGAAGACGTACACTTAGAATCTGAAGAAACCGCAGCTTTATTGCGAAAGAAACATCAAGAAGTAGTCAATGATTTCCAAGAACAGCTCGACCAAGTTGCCAAAGCCAAAGCTAg GGCTGAAAAAGACAGAGCTAAATTCCAACAAGAAGTCTACGAACTCTTATCGCAGATCGAACTCATCAACAAAGATAAA ttAGTATCTgcaaaaacaatcgaaaaattagaaatcacTATTCACGAATTAAACGTCAGAATCGAAGAAATAAACCGAACAGTAATCGATATCACATCGCACAAAACTCGACTTTCGCAA GAAAACATCGAACTGGTTAAAGAAGTACAAGATATTAAAATCCAAATCGAAAACGTGAGTTATTTGAAGAGTCAAATCGCCGGTCAACTCGAAGACGCTAGAAGACGATTGGAAGACGACGAACGA CGACGTTCCTTATTGGAAGCTAGTCTTCACCAAGTTGAAACCGAATTAGAATCGGTTCGCGTGCAATTAGAAGAAGAATCCGAAGCTCGATTGGATCTCGAAAGACAGTTAGTCAAAGCTAACGGAGATGCTCAGACATGGAAATCCAAATACGATACCGAAGCAGCTGCACGTGCTGAAGAAGTTGAAGAACTTCG ACGCAAATACTCAGCTCGTCTTCAAGAACAAGAAGAACACATCGAAACACTCATTGTGAAAATCAACAACTTGGAGAAACAGAAATCTCGCCTACAAAGCGAAGTCGAAGTTTTGATCATCGACTTGGAGAAG GCTAATGGAACAGCTCGCGAATTGCAAAAACGTGTCGAACAACTCGAACGCATCAATATCGATTTGAAGACTCGTCTTGACGAAACCACTTCGTTATTCGAGCAAGCTCAACGTGACTTACGTAACAAACAAGCCGAATTACAACGTTTGACCCACGAATTGGACAAAACCAGGGAACAGAAAGATGCTCTTACTCGTGAAAATAAGAAATTGGCTG ACGACCTCCACGATGCCAGAAACACCATCACCGAACAAAACAGAAGACTGCACGAACTTGAAATCGAACTACGCAGATTAGAAAACGAAAGAGAAGAATTGAGCGCCGCTTATAAGGAAGCTGAAGCT GGACGCAAAGCAGAAGAATTGAGATCTCAAAGATTATCTGCTGAACTTGCACAATTCCGTCATGAAGCTGAGAAACGTTTGGCCGAAAAGGACGAAGAAATCGAATCTATTCG CAAACAAACCGCCATCGAAATCGAACAACTCACTGCTCGCGTCGTCGAAGCtgaaacgaaattgaaaaccgAAGTTACTCGCATCAAGAAGAAATTCCAAATACAAATCACCGAATTAGAAATGTCTCTCGACGTAGCAAATAAGAACAATTTAGAGTTACAGAAAACAATCAAGAAACAATCGTTACAACTTACG GAATTACAAGCTCATTATGACGAAGCTCAAAGACAACTCGCTGTTACAATGGATCAATGCGCTATCGCTCAACGTAAAGTACAATCCTTGACTGGTGAATTAGAAGAGATCCGAGCCAACTACGATTCG GCCTTACGCAGCAAACGCCAAATTGAACAATTATACGAAGAAGCTCAAAGCAGAATTAACGAATTAACCACTATCAACATTAATCTCGCAGGATCACGTTCCAAACTTGAACAAGAATTAACTCAAGTTGCCACCGATCTGGAAGAAGCACACAAAGAACTTAGA ATTTCCGACGAAAGATACCAACGCATAACAGTTGAACTCAAACACACCGTTGAAATCTTACACGAAGAACAAGAAAGAATCATCAAGATAGAAGCTATCAAGAAATCGTTAGAAATTGAAGTGAAAAACTTATCTGTCAGACTGGAAGAAGTTGAAGCCAATGCCATTGTCGGTGGTAAACGCATCATCAGCAAATTGGAAGCTAGA ATTCGTGATATGGAAGTAGAATTAGACGAAGAAAAACGCAGACACGCTGAAACCATTAAAATCTTGCGTAAGAAAGAACGTAATCTTAAggaaattttgatccaaaatgaaGAAGatcacaaaaatgttcaaattcttCAAGAAGCTTTGGATAAGACTAGCCAAAAAGTGAATTTGTACAAGAGACAATTGCAAGAAACG GAGGGAATGAGCCAACAAAACGTTACCAGAGTACGAAGATTCCAACGTGAATTGGAAGCTGCCGAAGACCGAGCTGATGCTGCTGAAAGTAATTTATCTTTGATTAGAGCTAAGCATCGTACATTCGTTACAACAAGCTCTGTTCCTGGTTCGCAAGTCTATTTAGTTCAAGAAACTAGAAACACAACTACAACTGAATCCTTCtaa
- the LOC135836943 gene encoding paramyosin, long form-like isoform X2, which yields MSLSKTTKSYSYRSTGGGGNADINIEYASDLGALSRLEIEREKADYSVQLITLQERLEEAEGGAESQYEINKKRDTELSKLRKLLEDVHLESEETAALLRKKHQEVVNDFQEQLDQVAKAKARAEKDRAKFQQEVYELLSQIELINKDKLVSAKTIEKLEITIHELNVRIEEINRTVIDITSHKTRLSQENIELVKEVQDIKIQIENVSYLKSQIAGQLEDARRRLEDDERRRSLLEASLHQVETELESVRVQLEEESEARLDLERQLVKANGDAQTWKSKYDTEAAARAEEVEELRRKYSARLQEQEEHIETLIVKINNLEKQKSRLQSEVEVLIIDLEKANGTARELQKRVEQLERINIDLKTRLDETTSLFEQAQRDLRNKQAELQRLTHELDKTREQKDALTRENKKLADDLHDARNTITEQNRRLHELEIELRRLENEREELSAAYKEAEAGRKAEELRSQRLSAELAQFRHEAEKRLAEKDEEIESIRKQTAIEIEQLTARVVEAETKLKTEVTRIKKKFQIQITELEMSLDVANKNNLELQKTIKKQSLQLTELQAHYDEAQRQLAVTMDQCAIAQRKVQSLTGELEEIRANYDSALRSKRQIEQLYEEAQSRINELTTININLAGSRSKLEQELTQVATDLEEAHKELRISDERYQRITVELKHTVEILHEEQERIIKIEAIKKSLEIEVKNLSVRLEEVEANAIVGGKRIISKLEARIRDMEVELDEEKRRHAETIKILRKKERNLKEILIQNEEDHKNVQILQEALDKTSQKVNLYKRQLQETEGMSQQNVTRVRRFQRELEAAEDRADAAESNLSLIRAKHRTFVTTSSVPGSQVYLVQETRNTTTTESF from the exons ATGTCTCTTTCCAAGACGACCAAGTCGTACAGTTATCGGTCGACGGGTGGCGGTGGAAATGCCGATATCAACATCGAATACGCTTCCGATTTAGGAGCTTTGTCCAGATTAGAA ATAGAACGTGAAAAAGCCGACTACAGCGTTCAATTGATCACATTACAAGAACGTTTGGAAGAAGCAGAAGGTGGAGCCGAAAGTCAG tacgaaataaacaaaaaaagagATACCGAATTATCGAAATTGAGAAAACTTCTCGAAGACGTACACTTAGAATCTGAAGAAACCGCAGCTTTATTGCGAAAGAAACATCAAGAAGTAGTCAATGATTTCCAAGAACAGCTCGACCAAGTTGCCAAAGCCAAAGCTAg GGCTGAAAAAGACAGAGCTAAATTCCAACAAGAAGTCTACGAACTCTTATCGCAGATCGAACTCATCAACAAAGATAAA ttAGTATCTgcaaaaacaatcgaaaaattagaaatcacTATTCACGAATTAAACGTCAGAATCGAAGAAATAAACCGAACAGTAATCGATATCACATCGCACAAAACTCGACTTTCGCAA GAAAACATCGAACTGGTTAAAGAAGTACAAGATATTAAAATCCAAATCGAAAACGTGAGTTATTTGAAGAGTCAAATCGCCGGTCAACTCGAAGACGCTAGAAGACGATTGGAAGACGACGAACGA CGACGTTCCTTATTGGAAGCTAGTCTTCACCAAGTTGAAACCGAATTAGAATCGGTTCGCGTGCAATTAGAAGAAGAATCCGAAGCTCGATTGGATCTCGAAAGACAGTTAGTCAAAGCTAACGGAGATGCTCAGACATGGAAATCCAAATACGATACCGAAGCAGCTGCACGTGCTGAAGAAGTTGAAGAACTTCG ACGCAAATACTCAGCTCGTCTTCAAGAACAAGAAGAACACATCGAAACACTCATTGTGAAAATCAACAACTTGGAGAAACAGAAATCTCGCCTACAAAGCGAAGTCGAAGTTTTGATCATCGACTTGGAGAAG GCTAATGGAACAGCTCGCGAATTGCAAAAACGTGTCGAACAACTCGAACGCATCAATATCGATTTGAAGACTCGTCTTGACGAAACCACTTCGTTATTCGAGCAAGCTCAACGTGACTTACGTAACAAACAAGCCGAATTACAACGTTTGACCCACGAATTGGACAAAACCAGGGAACAGAAAGATGCTCTTACTCGTGAAAATAAGAAATTGGCTG ACGACCTCCACGATGCCAGAAACACCATCACCGAACAAAACAGAAGACTGCACGAACTTGAAATCGAACTACGCAGATTAGAAAACGAAAGAGAAGAATTGAGCGCCGCTTATAAGGAAGCTGAAGCT GGACGCAAAGCAGAAGAATTGAGATCTCAAAGATTATCTGCTGAACTTGCACAATTCCGTCATGAAGCTGAGAAACGTTTGGCCGAAAAGGACGAAGAAATCGAATCTATTCG CAAACAAACCGCCATCGAAATCGAACAACTCACTGCTCGCGTCGTCGAAGCtgaaacgaaattgaaaaccgAAGTTACTCGCATCAAGAAGAAATTCCAAATACAAATCACCGAATTAGAAATGTCTCTCGACGTAGCAAATAAGAACAATTTAGAGTTACAGAAAACAATCAAGAAACAATCGTTACAACTTACG GAATTACAAGCTCATTATGACGAAGCTCAAAGACAACTCGCTGTTACAATGGATCAATGCGCTATCGCTCAACGTAAAGTACAATCCTTGACTGGTGAATTAGAAGAGATCCGAGCCAACTACGATTCG GCCTTACGCAGCAAACGCCAAATTGAACAATTATACGAAGAAGCTCAAAGCAGAATTAACGAATTAACCACTATCAACATTAATCTCGCAGGATCACGTTCCAAACTTGAACAAGAATTAACTCAAGTTGCCACCGATCTGGAAGAAGCACACAAAGAACTTAGA ATTTCCGACGAAAGATACCAACGCATAACAGTTGAACTCAAACACACCGTTGAAATCTTACACGAAGAACAAGAAAGAATCATCAAGATAGAAGCTATCAAGAAATCGTTAGAAATTGAAGTGAAAAACTTATCTGTCAGACTGGAAGAAGTTGAAGCCAATGCCATTGTCGGTGGTAAACGCATCATCAGCAAATTGGAAGCTAGA ATTCGTGATATGGAAGTAGAATTAGACGAAGAAAAACGCAGACACGCTGAAACCATTAAAATCTTGCGTAAGAAAGAACGTAATCTTAAggaaattttgatccaaaatgaaGAAGatcacaaaaatgttcaaattcttCAAGAAGCTTTGGATAAGACTAGCCAAAAAGTGAATTTGTACAAGAGACAATTGCAAGAAACG GAGGGAATGAGCCAACAAAACGTTACCAGAGTACGAAGATTCCAACGTGAATTGGAAGCTGCCGAAGACCGAGCTGATGCTGCTGAAAGTAATTTATCTTTGATTAGAGCTAAGCATCGTACATTCGTTACAACAAGCTCTGTTCCTGGTTCGCAAGTCTATTTAGTTCAAGAAACTAGAAACACAACTACAACTGAATCCTTCtaa